From Microcystis aeruginosa NIES-2549, a single genomic window includes:
- a CDS encoding RNA recognition motif domain-containing protein: protein MSIRLYVGNLPKESVEREKLQALFADEGETITTKVIKDRKTGKCRGFAFVTVPSDELADQFIEKYNGQSFMENPIKIEKALPRSKGGKEEGEEAEGPEASVETPEKVERPTPKPTTAAPRKSSGGGSGKKRKAERGGNNAPKVTSDGDALQPDPRWANELAKLKEMLAAQATNP, encoded by the coding sequence ATGTCCATTCGTCTATACGTTGGTAATTTGCCCAAAGAATCCGTCGAGCGCGAAAAATTACAGGCGCTTTTTGCTGATGAAGGGGAGACGATTACCACTAAAGTCATCAAAGATCGCAAAACTGGCAAATGTCGCGGTTTTGCCTTCGTTACCGTCCCTAGCGATGAACTAGCTGACCAGTTTATCGAAAAATACAACGGTCAATCCTTCATGGAAAACCCGATCAAAATCGAGAAAGCTCTCCCCCGCAGCAAGGGAGGTAAAGAAGAAGGAGAAGAAGCAGAAGGCCCAGAGGCCAGCGTAGAAACCCCCGAAAAAGTCGAAAGACCAACTCCGAAACCGACGACGGCAGCACCGCGCAAATCCAGTGGCGGCGGCAGCGGCAAAAAACGCAAGGCTGAACGGGGTGGCAATAATGCCCCGAAAGTTACCAGCGATGGTGACGCTTTACAGCCAGATCCCCGTTGGGCCAATGAATTGGCTAAACTCAAGGAAATGTTAGCAGCCCAGGCCACTAATCCCTAA
- a CDS encoding NblA/ycf18 family protein, translated as MSQPIELSLEQQFNIRSFQTQVEKMSQEQAQDFLIKLYEQMMVRENMYKAFLKHQWGLDSNPWAPQ; from the coding sequence ATGTCTCAACCGATCGAACTTTCCTTAGAACAACAGTTCAACATTCGTTCTTTTCAGACTCAGGTAGAAAAAATGAGTCAGGAGCAAGCGCAGGATTTCCTGATCAAGCTCTACGAACAAATGATGGTCAGGGAAAATATGTACAAAGCTTTTCTCAAACACCAGTGGGGTCTAGATTCTAATCCCTGGGCCCCCCAGTAA
- a CDS encoding universal stress protein — protein MFERALICTDLFDGLHRLVHCVPHLALSGLKQVIFLHSIPVWEQPTLAAVDQGKIDAAKEKLSPALANIPDGMTVIVEISNRRPVDAVREILAHHSIDVILMGNPMRGAVQEKLFGSTSLAIAGITDIPLLIFRPQLLSVYTHDELALRCQHLWKHLLIPYDGSPDAIYLIEQIEKYAQTRSPGSFEQCLLVRVVENISRDPSVTESRLNDARQQLESVQARLEKLGLQVQSQVRQGTPVLEVLTAAEENDISAIAVATCHRSNMLEWLAVRRINEDILHQLWFPLLFFSPKG, from the coding sequence ATGTTCGAGCGCGCTTTGATCTGTACAGATCTTTTCGATGGTCTCCATCGTCTTGTCCATTGTGTGCCACACTTAGCCCTGAGCGGCTTAAAACAAGTTATCTTCCTCCACAGTATTCCGGTTTGGGAACAACCCACCCTAGCTGCCGTAGATCAAGGAAAAATTGACGCGGCTAAAGAAAAATTATCCCCAGCTTTAGCAAATATTCCCGACGGTATGACAGTTATTGTCGAAATCTCTAACCGTCGTCCCGTGGATGCCGTGCGGGAAATCCTCGCTCATCACTCTATTGACGTGATTTTGATGGGAAATCCCATGCGCGGTGCTGTCCAAGAAAAATTATTCGGTAGTACCAGTTTAGCGATCGCAGGTATTACCGATATTCCGCTGCTGATTTTCCGACCGCAATTATTATCAGTTTATACTCACGATGAATTAGCCCTGCGCTGTCAGCATCTCTGGAAACATTTATTAATTCCCTACGATGGCAGTCCCGACGCGATTTATCTAATTGAACAGATAGAAAAATACGCTCAAACTCGCTCCCCTGGCTCTTTTGAGCAATGTCTCCTCGTCCGGGTAGTGGAAAACATCAGTCGCGATCCCAGTGTCACCGAATCTCGTTTAAATGATGCCCGTCAACAATTAGAATCGGTGCAAGCGCGACTAGAAAAACTCGGTTTGCAAGTACAGAGCCAAGTGCGACAAGGAACACCTGTATTAGAAGTTTTGACGGCAGCAGAAGAAAATGATATAAGTGCCATCGCAGTGGCTACCTGCCATCGTTCCAATATGTTGGAATGGTTAGCAGTGCGTCGGATTAATGAAGATATTCTTCATCAACTGTGGTTCCCCTTATTATTTTTCTCCCCCAAGGGATAG
- the arsC gene encoding arsenate reductase, glutathione/glutaredoxin type, with translation MKKVMFACRKNSCRSQIAEGFAKTLGAGKIAVTSSGLEAAKVHPGAIEVMGEIGIDITDQTSKPIRDFNPEDYDAVISLCGCGVNLPEGWVLQEIFEDWLIDDPDGQPMETFRRVRDEIKAKVVGLIEQLSR, from the coding sequence ATGAAAAAAGTCATGTTTGCCTGTAGAAAAAATTCCTGTCGTTCCCAAATCGCCGAAGGTTTCGCTAAAACTTTAGGTGCGGGTAAAATTGCTGTCACCAGTTCCGGATTAGAAGCGGCCAAAGTTCACCCCGGAGCAATCGAAGTTATGGGGGAAATTGGTATCGATATTACTGACCAAACTTCTAAACCAATTAGGGATTTTAATCCTGAAGATTACGATGCGGTTATCTCCCTATGTGGTTGCGGTGTCAATCTGCCGGAAGGATGGGTTTTACAGGAAATTTTCGAGGATTGGTTAATTGATGATCCCGATGGTCAACCCATGGAAACTTTTCGCCGAGTTCGCGATGAAATTAAGGCTAAAGTTGTCGGATTAATCGAGCAGTTAAGTAGGTAG
- the arsH gene encoding arsenical resistance protein ArsH → MIQSTHKPRILFLYGSLRERSYSRLLAEEAARIITEYGAEVRFFDPRELPIYGSVPDTHAKVQELRELSQWSEGQVWSSPELHGNISGIIKNQIDWIPLSIGAVRPTQGRTLAVMQVSGGSQSFNAVNTLRILGRWMRMFTIPNQSSVAKAYQEFHEDGTMKDSPYRDRVIDVMEELYKFTILLRDQVDYLTDRYSERKEKAAKEIATIAHKAIN, encoded by the coding sequence ATGATCCAATCGACTCACAAACCGAGAATTCTTTTCCTGTATGGTTCTTTACGCGAACGTTCCTACAGTCGTTTATTAGCAGAAGAAGCGGCCAGAATTATCACTGAATATGGGGCAGAAGTGCGCTTTTTTGATCCGCGTGAATTGCCGATTTATGGCAGTGTTCCCGATACTCATGCCAAGGTGCAAGAATTACGAGAATTAAGTCAATGGTCTGAGGGTCAAGTCTGGTCATCTCCCGAACTTCACGGCAATATTAGCGGCATTATCAAAAACCAAATTGATTGGATTCCCTTGAGTATTGGTGCGGTTAGACCTACCCAAGGCCGCACTTTAGCAGTTATGCAAGTAAGCGGAGGTTCCCAATCTTTTAATGCGGTTAACACTCTGCGAATTCTTGGTCGTTGGATGCGAATGTTTACTATTCCTAATCAATCTTCGGTGGCTAAAGCTTATCAGGAGTTTCACGAGGATGGCACGATGAAAGATTCCCCCTATCGAGATCGAGTTATTGATGTGATGGAGGAACTTTATAAGTTTACCATTCTCCTGCGAGATCAGGTAGATTATCTGACCGATCGCTATAGTGAAAGGAAGGAAAAAGCCGCCAAAGAAATAGCCACAATTGCCCATAAAGCTATTAATTAA
- the arsB gene encoding ACR3 family arsenite efflux transporter has translation MTNQINPKAAKAGGSLSVFEKYLTLWVIFCILAGIALGRSFPDVAQTLDAMSIYNVSIPIAICLFFMMYPIMVKIDFSQALRAARTPKPVILTLVVNWLIKPFTMVALAQFFLGWLFLPWLSQTEIIRGQTVSLASSYTAGAILLGIAPCTAMVLMWGYLSYSNQGHTLIMVAVNSLAMLFLYAPLGKWLLAANNFVVPWQTIVFSVLIYVGLPLIAGIYSRHWIFKHKGRAWFESRFLHYLSPVAITALLLTLILLFAFKGDLIVSNPLHIFLIAIPLFIQTNLIFLLSYVAALKLNLVYEDAAPAALIGASNHFEVAIATAVMLFGLNSGAALATVVGVLIEVPVMLMLVEFCKKTAFWFPRDPEKATLLDPRCLSSYK, from the coding sequence ATGACTAATCAAATCAATCCTAAAGCCGCCAAAGCTGGTGGTAGCCTGAGTGTTTTTGAAAAATATCTTACCCTTTGGGTTATTTTCTGTATTTTGGCGGGAATTGCCCTCGGTCGGTCATTTCCGGACGTAGCGCAGACTTTAGATGCCATGAGTATCTATAACGTTTCTATTCCGATCGCCATCTGTCTTTTCTTCATGATGTATCCGATCATGGTTAAGATCGACTTTTCTCAGGCTCTCCGGGCTGCCCGTACTCCCAAACCAGTTATTTTAACTTTAGTGGTTAATTGGCTGATCAAACCCTTTACCATGGTGGCGCTGGCTCAATTTTTTCTCGGCTGGCTGTTTCTGCCTTGGTTGAGTCAAACGGAGATTATCCGAGGACAGACGGTAAGTTTAGCTAGTTCCTACACTGCTGGAGCTATTTTACTAGGAATTGCTCCCTGCACGGCCATGGTCTTGATGTGGGGCTATCTTTCCTACAGTAACCAGGGTCATACCCTAATTATGGTAGCAGTCAATTCCCTAGCGATGCTTTTTCTCTACGCTCCCCTAGGTAAATGGTTACTGGCAGCTAATAATTTTGTAGTCCCCTGGCAGACCATTGTTTTTTCTGTGTTAATCTACGTTGGTTTACCGCTTATTGCTGGTATCTATAGCCGTCACTGGATTTTTAAACATAAAGGACGGGCCTGGTTTGAATCGCGTTTTCTTCACTATCTCAGTCCTGTGGCAATCACTGCCTTATTGTTAACCTTAATCCTCCTCTTTGCTTTCAAAGGCGATTTAATTGTTAGTAATCCCCTGCATATTTTCCTGATTGCTATTCCCCTGTTTATTCAAACTAATCTGATTTTTTTACTTAGTTATGTGGCCGCTCTCAAACTCAATTTAGTTTACGAAGATGCCGCTCCCGCTGCTTTAATTGGTGCTAGTAATCATTTTGAGGTAGCGATCGCCACTGCGGTGATGTTATTCGGATTGAATTCGGGGGCTGCTTTAGCGACAGTAGTGGGGGTATTGATTGAAGTACCTGTGATGTTAATGTTGGTAGAATTCTGTAAAAAAACCGCCTTTTGGTTTCCCAGAGATCCAGAAAAAGCCACCCTTCTTGATCCTCGTTGCTTGAGTTCTTATAAATAA
- a CDS encoding ArsR/SmtB family transcription factor: protein MFNSLATSPDSLTRIYTGFQALSDPLRLQILQLLRHRELCVCELRDHLDIAQSKLSFHLKTLKEANLVRSRQEGRWIYYSLNLSQFLLLEEYLSEYRRFAALVPARFCEENQ from the coding sequence ATGTTCAACTCTCTGGCCACATCTCCCGACTCGTTAACCCGGATTTATACTGGTTTTCAGGCACTCTCTGACCCCCTGCGACTGCAAATCCTGCAACTGTTGCGACATCGGGAATTATGCGTCTGTGAATTGCGCGACCATCTCGATATCGCCCAATCTAAACTATCTTTTCACCTAAAAACGCTAAAAGAAGCCAATTTAGTCCGCAGTCGTCAAGAGGGTCGTTGGATCTACTACAGCCTAAATCTATCTCAATTTCTTCTCCTAGAAGAATATCTATCGGAATATCGTCGTTTTGCCGCCCTCGTCCCCGCTCGTTTCTGCGAAGAAAATCAGTAA
- the psb30 gene encoding photosystem II reaction center protein Ycf12/Psb30, whose protein sequence is MELFAALNLEPIFQLTFVALIMLAGPFVIFLLAFRGGDL, encoded by the coding sequence ATGGAATTATTTGCGGCTCTCAATTTAGAACCCATTTTTCAACTCACCTTCGTGGCGCTAATCATGTTAGCTGGCCCCTTTGTCATTTTCCTACTAGCTTTTCGTGGTGGCGACCTATAA
- a CDS encoding M16 family metallopeptidase has protein sequence MIIKNNPYYRAVIGFWVAFLVFWGFGSFSPLLAQAKEEPADVQSITPYLKQFQQKITEFRLDNGLKFIILENRDAPVISFVTYADVGGADEPDGKTGVAHFLEHLAFKGTKTIGTSDYLSEKKVLDRLEAIDKELQAAKKAGKSAEVAKLTEEFQKTKAESEKFVQRNEYGQIVETQGGVGLNATTSTDATSYFYSFPSNKLELWMSLESERFLEPVFQREFYKEKDVILEERRMRTDNSPLGLLIEAFLDQAYTVHPYKRPVIGYDRDIRNLEPSDIQNFFDKFYPASNLTIAIAGDVDPEQVKQLAKVYFGRFPAKPKPPQVTVVEPDQTKTKEITLKLASQPWYLEGYHRPALNHPDHAVYEVIATLMSEGRTSRLYKALVEDRQLALAAQGFNGFPGDKYPNLLLFYALSAPNVSVEEVAQGLNLELERLKNEPVSEQELERVKNQLRAALLRGLDSNMGMARSLIEYEVKTGDWRNLFAQLDAYNAVTAADIQRVAKETFTPENRTIGRILPK, from the coding sequence ATGATCATTAAAAATAACCCCTATTATCGGGCTGTAATCGGCTTTTGGGTGGCTTTCCTTGTGTTTTGGGGTTTTGGGAGTTTCTCACCCCTTCTTGCCCAAGCGAAAGAGGAACCAGCCGATGTACAATCGATTACCCCCTACCTTAAGCAATTTCAACAAAAAATTACCGAATTTCGCCTCGATAACGGACTAAAATTTATTATCCTAGAAAATCGCGATGCCCCTGTTATTTCCTTTGTCACCTACGCGGATGTGGGAGGTGCTGATGAACCAGACGGTAAAACAGGAGTTGCTCACTTTTTGGAACATTTAGCCTTTAAAGGCACAAAAACCATTGGTACTAGCGATTATCTTAGCGAGAAAAAAGTCCTCGATCGCCTTGAAGCTATAGACAAAGAACTGCAAGCGGCCAAAAAAGCGGGTAAAAGCGCAGAAGTGGCCAAATTAACGGAAGAATTTCAAAAAACTAAGGCAGAGTCCGAGAAATTCGTCCAACGCAACGAATACGGGCAAATCGTCGAAACTCAGGGGGGAGTCGGTTTAAATGCCACCACTTCCACCGATGCAACTAGCTATTTTTACAGTTTCCCGTCGAATAAATTGGAATTATGGATGTCTTTGGAATCGGAACGATTTTTAGAACCGGTGTTCCAACGGGAATTTTACAAAGAAAAAGACGTAATTCTAGAAGAAAGACGGATGCGGACGGATAATAGCCCCTTGGGTCTATTAATCGAAGCTTTTCTCGATCAAGCTTATACTGTCCATCCCTACAAACGTCCCGTTATCGGCTACGATCGAGATATTCGCAATCTGGAACCCTCGGATATCCAAAACTTTTTCGATAAATTTTATCCTGCCAGTAATTTAACCATAGCTATCGCCGGGGATGTGGACCCAGAACAGGTCAAACAGTTAGCTAAGGTTTATTTTGGTCGTTTTCCCGCTAAACCAAAACCCCCACAGGTGACAGTAGTGGAACCGGACCAAACCAAAACAAAGGAAATTACCCTAAAATTAGCCTCGCAGCCTTGGTATTTAGAAGGATACCATCGTCCCGCCCTCAATCATCCCGATCATGCGGTTTACGAGGTTATCGCCACTTTAATGAGTGAAGGAAGAACTTCGCGACTGTATAAAGCTTTAGTGGAGGACAGACAACTTGCCCTCGCTGCCCAGGGATTTAACGGCTTTCCGGGAGATAAATACCCGAATTTGCTGTTATTCTATGCTCTGAGCGCTCCTAATGTCAGTGTAGAGGAAGTAGCGCAGGGTTTGAATTTGGAGTTGGAAAGATTGAAAAATGAACCGGTTTCGGAACAGGAATTAGAACGGGTTAAAAATCAACTACGGGCAGCCCTATTAAGAGGTCTTGATTCTAACATGGGCATGGCGCGATCCTTGATTGAATACGAGGTAAAAACCGGCGATTGGCGTAATTTATTCGCCCAATTAGATGCTTATAATGCTGTCACCGCTGCCGATATTCAACGGGTGGCTAAAGAGACTTTTACCCCGGAAAATCGCACTATTGGCCGAATTTTACCGAAATAG
- a CDS encoding DUF6439 family protein: MIPSPVSSSSQTIDHLSTLELARILAERLAIAPIDWHRLKANRNARAAEQLGTALVFLLDNQPEEALPRLQQATGWLDRSISAPPCPSHGHGH; the protein is encoded by the coding sequence ATGATTCCATCCCCTGTCTCTTCCTCATCTCAGACTATTGATCATCTATCTACCCTGGAATTAGCGCGGATTTTGGCGGAACGTTTGGCGATCGCACCGATTGACTGGCATCGTCTGAAGGCCAACCGTAATGCTCGGGCTGCTGAACAATTAGGGACGGCTTTAGTGTTTTTATTAGATAATCAGCCAGAAGAAGCACTTCCTCGGCTACAACAGGCTACAGGCTGGCTCGATCGCTCGATTTCTGCTCCTCCCTGTCCTTCTCACGGTCATGGTCATTAA
- a CDS encoding ATP-binding protein yields the protein MSFASTLYLCPILDLLTASIPEELEPEIRLGLQEALVNAAKHGNHLDPTKTVVVQFSSSKDEYSWVITDEGCGFTPRCHHHGCSCDCPDFPPEEAENGRGLCMLYQIFDQVHWNQQGTQLKLCKQIKQERWLN from the coding sequence ATGAGTTTCGCTTCCACCTTGTATCTTTGTCCGATTTTAGATTTATTGACCGCTAGTATTCCCGAAGAATTAGAACCAGAAATTAGATTAGGATTGCAAGAAGCTTTAGTTAATGCCGCTAAACACGGCAATCATCTCGATCCTACCAAAACCGTGGTCGTTCAATTTTCTAGCAGTAAAGACGAGTATTCTTGGGTAATTACCGACGAAGGTTGTGGATTTACTCCCCGTTGTCACCATCATGGCTGTAGTTGCGATTGCCCCGATTTTCCCCCCGAAGAAGCGGAAAATGGCCGAGGACTGTGTATGTTATATCAAATCTTCGACCAAGTTCACTGGAATCAACAAGGAACCCAACTGAAACTTTGTAAGCAAATTAAGCAGGAACGCTGGTTGAATTAA
- the rlmD gene encoding 23S rRNA (uracil(1939)-C(5))-methyltransferase RlmD, with amino-acid sequence MQQGDLIEIEITDLNHTGEGVGKYRGQVIFVPDTVIGDRIQTRITYIKKSHAIGKLQTILQASPHRIRPRCIVADKCGGCQWQHIEDQFQRRVKKQQVQEVLTRIGGFTDPLVHPPLTGNSPLAYRNKATYPLGFSPTGNVQAGYYRRGSHHLINLNQCPIQDQALNPFLAEIKRDIQEQGWSIYDEKTHQGQLRHLSLRIGRHTGEVLLTLISTDNNLQGIETQARQWLAKYGNLVGVTVNYNPDRGNAIFGTQTTTIAGRDYITEKFAGLTYQLAADTFFQVNTEAAEALFAVICQKLELKGEEILIDAYCGIGTFTLPLAKRVKEVIGLESYSFSLDRAKINAQLNNITNTTFILGAVEKTLPQLTVKPDIILLDPPRKGCDRSVLDSLLQLQSQRIVYISCQSATLARDLQYLCKTGDYQLLEVQTADFFPQTPHVECVAFLGQKTANMVG; translated from the coding sequence ATGCAACAAGGTGATTTAATCGAGATCGAAATTACTGACCTCAACCATACGGGCGAAGGTGTGGGAAAATACCGAGGACAGGTGATTTTTGTGCCAGATACGGTCATTGGCGATCGCATTCAAACTCGCATCACCTATATCAAAAAAAGTCATGCGATCGGCAAACTACAAACTATTCTACAAGCATCTCCCCATCGTATCCGGCCCCGCTGCATCGTCGCCGATAAATGTGGTGGCTGTCAATGGCAACACATCGAGGATCAATTTCAGCGCCGAGTCAAAAAACAGCAAGTACAAGAGGTATTAACCAGAATTGGTGGTTTTACCGATCCTTTGGTTCATCCTCCCCTCACCGGTAATTCTCCCCTCGCTTATCGCAATAAAGCTACTTATCCCCTCGGATTTTCCCCCACCGGCAATGTGCAAGCGGGTTATTATCGTCGCGGCAGCCATCATCTGATTAATCTCAATCAATGTCCGATTCAAGATCAGGCTTTAAATCCGTTTCTAGCAGAGATAAAACGGGATATTCAGGAGCAAGGCTGGTCAATTTATGATGAAAAGACCCACCAAGGACAATTACGCCATTTATCCCTGAGAATTGGCCGCCACACTGGAGAAGTTTTATTAACCCTGATTAGTACCGATAATAATTTACAGGGAATTGAGACCCAGGCGCGGCAATGGCTGGCAAAATACGGCAATTTAGTCGGTGTAACCGTGAATTATAACCCCGATCGAGGGAATGCTATTTTTGGCACTCAGACCACAACTATCGCCGGACGGGATTATATTACCGAAAAGTTCGCCGGATTAACCTATCAATTGGCTGCCGATACCTTTTTTCAGGTTAATACAGAGGCTGCTGAAGCCTTATTTGCGGTTATTTGCCAGAAATTAGAGCTTAAAGGTGAAGAAATTCTTATTGATGCCTACTGTGGTATCGGTACTTTTACTTTACCCCTCGCTAAACGGGTTAAAGAGGTGATTGGACTAGAATCCTATAGCTTTTCCCTCGATCGAGCCAAGATTAACGCCCAATTAAATAATATTACCAACACAACCTTTATTTTGGGGGCAGTAGAAAAAACTTTACCGCAACTGACAGTTAAACCCGATATTATTCTACTCGATCCGCCCCGCAAAGGTTGTGATCGCTCTGTCCTTGATAGTCTGTTACAGCTGCAAAGTCAACGCATTGTTTATATCAGTTGTCAAAGTGCAACTTTAGCCAGAGACTTGCAATATCTCTGTAAAACAGGCGATTATCAACTGCTAGAAGTGCAAACAGCTGATTTCTTTCCCCAAACTCCCCACGTCGAATGCGTCGCTTTTCTTGGACAAAAAACAGCGAATATGGTAGGATGA
- a CDS encoding helicase HerA domain-containing protein yields MSEQPLGSVIQGSLSEGLEIRLYPDISVEDMRVGKFLVVQGTRSRFFCLLTDVSLGNSSPRIIANPPHPDDSFMRDVLAGSGTYGTIELSPMLMFTPTGGNSPAVSDTSLGSFQPQTSADLELLPVKTIPAHFSQVYEACEQDFRMVFGWEDDPTRKNFAIGQPLDMDVPICINLDRFVERSNGVFGKSGTGKSFLTRLLISGIIRKQAGVNLMFDMHSEYGWEAMKEGKEVSTVKGLCQLFPGQVEIYTLDPDSTKRRGVRGAQELFLSYNQIEIEDIRLIGRELGISEASLDNANILYNEYGEFWINKLLNMSNEDIKIFCTEKQGHAGSIMSLQRKLMRLDSLKYLKSACPHNYIDQVLQALDAGKHVVIEFGSQSNMLSYMLATNMITRRIHANYVKKAEYFLQTKNPVDRPQQLVITIEEAHRFLDSAVVHQTIFGTIAREMRKYFVTLLIVDQRPSGIDNEVMSQVGTRITCLLNDEKDIEAIFTGVSGGGSLRSVLAKLDSKQQALVLGHAVPMPVVIRTRAYDQKFYTEIGATDWRELPDEEVLAAAKIAKADLGF; encoded by the coding sequence ATGAGTGAACAGCCCCTCGGATCGGTTATTCAAGGTTCCCTGAGTGAAGGTTTAGAAATCCGTCTTTATCCGGATATTTCCGTAGAAGATATGCGCGTCGGTAAATTTTTAGTGGTGCAAGGCACTCGATCGCGTTTTTTCTGTCTCCTCACCGATGTCTCCCTGGGTAACTCCAGTCCCCGGATTATCGCGAATCCTCCCCATCCCGATGATAGTTTTATGCGCGATGTTTTGGCGGGTAGCGGTACTTATGGTACTATTGAACTATCGCCTATGCTCATGTTTACTCCGACTGGAGGTAATTCCCCGGCAGTTTCTGACACTTCTTTAGGCTCTTTTCAACCCCAAACTAGCGCCGATTTAGAATTACTGCCAGTTAAAACTATTCCCGCCCATTTTAGCCAAGTTTATGAAGCTTGTGAGCAGGATTTTCGCATGGTTTTCGGTTGGGAAGATGATCCCACCAGAAAGAATTTTGCTATTGGTCAACCCCTTGACATGGACGTGCCAATATGTATTAATCTCGATCGCTTTGTGGAACGTAGTAACGGTGTTTTTGGCAAATCCGGGACGGGAAAATCCTTTTTAACCAGATTACTAATTTCGGGCATTATTCGCAAACAAGCAGGGGTTAACCTCATGTTTGATATGCACTCGGAATACGGTTGGGAAGCGATGAAAGAGGGGAAGGAGGTTTCTACGGTGAAAGGATTATGTCAATTATTCCCCGGACAGGTAGAAATTTATACCCTCGATCCCGATTCTACCAAACGCCGGGGAGTACGAGGAGCGCAGGAATTATTCTTAAGTTATAATCAAATTGAAATCGAGGATATTCGTTTAATCGGTCGGGAATTAGGCATCTCGGAAGCTAGTTTAGATAATGCCAATATTCTCTATAACGAGTATGGAGAATTTTGGATTAATAAGTTATTAAATATGAGTAACGAGGATATTAAAATCTTCTGTACGGAAAAACAAGGTCATGCGGGATCAATTATGTCCCTCCAGAGAAAATTAATGCGTCTAGATAGTTTGAAATATTTAAAAAGTGCTTGTCCCCACAATTATATCGATCAGGTGTTGCAAGCTTTAGATGCGGGTAAGCACGTTGTTATTGAATTTGGCTCCCAAAGTAATATGCTTTCCTATATGTTAGCCACCAATATGATCACCCGTCGGATTCATGCTAATTATGTTAAAAAAGCTGAATATTTTTTACAAACTAAAAACCCCGTTGATCGGCCGCAACAGTTAGTGATTACCATTGAAGAGGCTCATCGATTTCTCGATTCTGCCGTGGTGCATCAAACTATTTTTGGAACCATCGCCAGGGAGATGCGAAAATACTTTGTTACTCTCTTAATTGTCGATCAAAGACCTTCAGGAATTGATAACGAAGTTATGTCTCAGGTAGGGACGAGAATCACCTGTTTATTAAACGATGAAAAGGACATCGAAGCCATATTTACTGGGGTTTCTGGAGGGGGAAGTTTGCGATCAGTTTTAGCGAAATTAGACTCAAAACAACAGGCTTTAGTTTTAGGTCATGCAGTCCCTATGCCGGTGGTAATTCGTACTCGCGCCTACGATCAAAAATTCTATACTGAAATAGGCGCGACCGACTGGCGAGAATTACCCGATGAGGAAGTTTTAGCGGCGGCCAAAATTGCCAAAGCTGATCTAGGATTTTAG